The Daucus carota subsp. sativus chromosome 7, DH1 v3.0, whole genome shotgun sequence genome window below encodes:
- the LOC135147943 gene encoding uncharacterized protein LOC135147943 — protein sequence MEQHMDKTWIGKDRDTLDYEIGVENFLIYAEDNSEDPKSIPCPCSRCGNFKKLSVKVIRGHLYENGFSLGYIKWIWHGESKTTSRSTAASHTKQAPDPNPDPTEAFGVCEAAYNNSGADNYDKDSYEFKRFVADAQQPLYEGSECSKLDSMLKLHNWRARFGISDNAFTDLLSSVGSLLPEDHVLPVNAYEAKKTLSNLGLEYIKFHACPNECVLYRGVNESASECPKCSLSRWKLGKDGKARVNIPAKVMWYFPIIPRFKRMFKSASTAKLLTWHSDKRIQDGQMRHPADSPSWRNVDYRWPTFGNEPRNLRLALAADGINPHNNGLTNRYSCWPVVLITYNLPPWLCMKRKFMMLTVLVSGPHEPGNNIDVFLQPLIDDLLKLWEEGEPNVYDASTNSSFTLRAMLLWTINDFPAYGNLSGCVNQGYMSCPVCGDDTVAKYLSHSRKMCYQGHRRYLPRHHPYRRKKAAFNGEQEFGQPRQPLSGEQVLEQQEQIKFTFGKEVKKAKKVDLDLMTTGCPKQPGGIECGYCVMRYMKDIIEDKEMNFFKLWASKNRKSYTRKDLDVVRMETLGYIEGFM from the exons ATGGAACAACATATGGATAAAACATGGATCGGAAAAGACAGGGACACATTAGACTATGAAATCGGGGTtgaaaattttttgatttatgcCGAAGATAATAGTGAAGATCCTAAGAGCATACCTTGTCCATGTTCACGCTGCGGTAATTTCAAGAAGTTATCGGTAAAAGTTATTAGGGGTCATCTGTATGAGAATGGGTTTAGCTTGGGTTACATTAAATGGATTTGGCATGGGGAATCTAAGACTACTTCTAGATCAACTGCTGCTTCTCACACCAAACAGGCTCCTGATCCTAATCCTGATCCGACAGAAGCCTTTGGTGTTTGCGAAGCAGCATATAATAATTCGGGGGCTGATAATTACGATAAAGATTCGTATGAATTCAAGCGGTTTGTAGCTGATGCTCAACAACCTTTATATGAGGGTAGTGAATGCAGTAAACTAGATTCAATGTTAAAATTGCACAACTGGAGGGCGCGATTTGGTATTAGCGATAATGCATTTACTGACCTATTATCTTCTGTGGGTTCCTTACTTCCTGAGGATCATGTCTTGCCTGTTAATGCGTACGAAGCAAAGAAAACCTTATCTAATTTAGGCCTTGAATATATCAAATTCCACGCATGTCCGAATGAGTGTGTTCTGTACAGGGGTGTAAACGAGAGTGCTTCTGAGTGTCCCAAGTGTAGTTTATCTCGATGGAAGCTGGGGAAGGATGGGAAAGCTAGGGTTAATATTCCAGCGAAAGTAATGTGGTACTTTCCAATTATTCCCAGATTTAAACGGATGTTTAAATCTGCTTCAACCGCTAAACTTTTAACTTGGCATTCTGACAAAAGAATTCAGGATGGCCAAATGCGTCATCCAGCAGATTCACCTTCTTGGCGGAATGTTGATTATAGGTGGCCAACCTTCGGTAATGAGCCAAGGAACCTCCGCTTAGCTTTAGCAGCAGATGGTATCAACCCACATAATAACGGTCTAACTAATAGATATAGTTGTTGGCCAGTAGTTTTGATAACTTATAATCTTCCTCCATGGTTATGCatgaagaggaagtttatgATGTTAACCGTACTAGTCTCTGGTCCACATGAGCCTGGTAATAACATTGATGTCTTTCTACAACCACTGATTGATGATTTGCTGAAGCTATGGGAAGAAGGCGAGCCAAATGTATACGATGCTAGTACCAATTCTTCTTTCACTTTAAGAGCAATGTTGTTATGGACGATAAATGACTTCCCGGCATACGGAAATTTATCAGGTTGCGTGAATCAGGGGTATATGTCATGTCCTGTATGTGGTGACGACACTGTTGCGAAATATTTATCCCATAGCAGGAAGATGTGTTATCAAGGTCACCGTCGCTATTTGCCTAGGCATCATCCTTATAGAAGGAAGAAAGCAGCTTTTAATGGCGAACAAGAATTTGGACAACCACGTCAACCCCTTTCTGGAGAACAGGTTCTAGAGCAACAAGAgcaaattaaatttacttttggaaaagaagtaaagAAGGCAAAGAAGGTAGACCTTGACCTAATGACAACA GGCTGCCCTAAACAGCCTGGTGGCATTGAATGTGGATATTGTGTTATGCGATATATGAAAGATATCATTGAAGACAAAGAAATGAATTTCTTTAAATTG TGGGCCAGCAAGAATCGGAAATCCTACACCAGGAAGGATCTTGATGTTGTTCGTATGGAGACTCTTGGCTACATCGAAGGATTCATGTAG